Proteins found in one Roseovarius pelagicus genomic segment:
- a CDS encoding DUF3008 family protein, which yields MPARSKAQQKAAGAALSAKRGETKKSDLVGASKEMYESMTEEELEELASTDRKNLPDKKS from the coding sequence ATGCCAGCCAGATCCAAAGCCCAGCAGAAAGCAGCCGGTGCCGCACTTTCCGCAAAGCGCGGCGAAACCAAGAAATCCGACTTGGTCGGCGCGTCAAAAGAGATGTATGAGAGCATGACCGAGGAGGAGTTAGAAGAACTCGCTTCGACGGATCGCAAAAACCTTCCCGACAAGAAAAGCTGA
- a CDS encoding aromatic ring-hydroxylating oxygenase subunit alpha, with the protein MNKPFKPAPSIDLDDLQTNLDQGWGFPANFYSDPDIYDFDMKHIYNKSWLLFAPVHQLSEPGDTVVGRAGDVPVVVVRGRDNVLRGFVNLCRHRGYTVATETGKCNTLTCRYHAWSYNLDGSLRGAPNTKQEPGFDKSEMSLLPIAVDTWGPAVFVNADPEATPFLAHHPKIADYTRNIGYETDPQFYLDNYNLVRTIDYDFQSNWKLWYDNNTECYHCPTIHSTSFGDAFETNIGAFTYEEFDNCMTFSFSPDARPAEHGKLKARSQRAFQFYPGSTIMRQDDLLLLHQAIPTGPETSKKFMYCLLRKGSDTEMGKRWIDLWDQTFSEDQGATQIQQAGLRSGRMPRARYVTNQEEATMFVNRLTLSAYRKALTGE; encoded by the coding sequence ATGAACAAGCCCTTCAAGCCCGCACCAAGCATAGACCTTGACGACCTGCAGACCAATCTTGATCAGGGTTGGGGATTTCCGGCAAACTTCTATTCTGATCCGGATATCTATGACTTTGATATGAAGCATATCTACAATAAGAGTTGGCTGCTGTTTGCGCCAGTTCATCAACTGAGCGAACCGGGCGATACGGTCGTGGGCCGTGCCGGAGATGTGCCGGTGGTGGTGGTCCGCGGGCGGGATAACGTGCTGCGCGGTTTCGTGAACCTCTGCCGTCACCGTGGCTACACGGTCGCGACCGAAACCGGCAAATGCAATACGCTAACGTGTCGTTACCACGCCTGGAGCTATAACCTTGACGGCAGCCTGCGCGGTGCACCGAATACGAAGCAGGAGCCAGGTTTTGACAAGTCCGAAATGTCCTTGTTGCCGATTGCGGTGGATACCTGGGGCCCTGCGGTTTTTGTAAACGCCGACCCGGAAGCTACGCCTTTCCTCGCTCATCACCCAAAGATTGCGGACTATACCAGAAACATCGGGTATGAAACTGATCCGCAATTCTATCTCGATAATTACAATCTCGTTCGTACAATCGACTACGACTTCCAATCCAATTGGAAGCTTTGGTACGATAACAACACCGAATGCTATCACTGCCCCACGATTCACTCGACCAGCTTCGGAGATGCCTTTGAGACCAACATCGGGGCTTTCACCTACGAAGAATTCGATAACTGCATGACCTTCTCGTTTTCTCCGGACGCACGCCCTGCTGAGCATGGCAAACTCAAAGCCCGGTCACAGCGGGCGTTCCAGTTCTACCCAGGGTCCACGATCATGCGGCAGGACGACCTCTTGCTGTTGCATCAGGCGATCCCGACAGGGCCGGAAACGTCCAAGAAATTTATGTACTGCCTACTGCGCAAGGGTAGCGATACTGAAATGGGTAAGCGCTGGATCGACCTTTGGGATCAAACTTTTTCCGAAGATCAGGGCGCTACCCAAATCCAGCAAGCGGGCCTGCGCAGCGGGCGTATGCCGCGCGCGCGCTACGTTACCAATCAGGAAGAGGCAACAATGTTCGTGAATCGCCTGACGCTGTCCGCTTATAGAAAGGCTTTGACTGGAGAGTGA
- a CDS encoding quaternary amine ABC transporter ATP-binding protein has protein sequence MSKIEVKKVSKVFGAYPKSIVPLLNGDLSKSDIQAQHNHVVGLRNVSLDMAEGKVHVIMGLSGSGKSTLIRHFNRLIDPTSGAIIIDGQDILSLSPRELQHLRQTKISMVFQNFGLMPHRTVLDNVAYGLEVRGDARNAREDSVRKWISKVGLQGYEGSYPHELSGGMQQRVGLARGLATNPDILLMDEAFSALDPLIRSDMQTVLLDLQRELNKTIIFITHDLDEALAIGDRIAILQDGELVQVGSPQEIILQPANDYIQRFVANVNRGRALRVAAIMKTPNGAVPHASDLRRSDTLELALSKVVGAKGPVSVLDDATHELCGTVTAQQIVAAISGQLGGKP, from the coding sequence ATGAGCAAGATCGAGGTCAAGAAAGTCTCAAAGGTCTTCGGTGCATATCCGAAATCCATTGTGCCATTACTTAATGGCGATCTGTCCAAGTCGGATATCCAAGCGCAGCACAATCATGTTGTTGGGCTTCGCAATGTGTCACTCGACATGGCGGAGGGCAAGGTTCATGTGATTATGGGTTTGTCGGGGTCTGGGAAATCGACGCTGATCCGTCATTTCAACCGGCTGATCGACCCGACATCCGGTGCGATCATCATTGACGGGCAGGATATCCTGTCGCTGTCACCCCGCGAATTGCAGCATCTGCGGCAAACCAAGATCAGCATGGTCTTTCAGAACTTCGGCTTAATGCCGCACCGCACCGTGCTGGATAATGTCGCCTATGGGTTAGAGGTGCGCGGTGACGCCCGCAACGCACGGGAGGATTCTGTTCGAAAATGGATCTCTAAGGTTGGCCTGCAGGGCTATGAGGGCAGCTATCCCCATGAACTTTCGGGTGGCATGCAGCAACGCGTTGGCCTGGCCCGTGGCCTCGCCACCAATCCCGATATCCTGTTGATGGACGAGGCATTTTCAGCTCTGGACCCTCTTATACGCAGTGACATGCAAACCGTTTTGCTCGACCTACAACGCGAGTTGAACAAGACGATCATCTTCATCACACATGATCTCGACGAAGCGCTGGCGATCGGTGACAGGATTGCGATCCTTCAGGATGGCGAATTGGTGCAGGTTGGTTCGCCACAAGAGATCATCCTGCAGCCTGCCAATGACTACATCCAGCGGTTTGTAGCTAACGTAAATCGCGGCCGCGCCCTGCGAGTAGCGGCAATCATGAAAACGCCCAATGGTGCGGTGCCGCATGCCAGCGATTTGCGCCGCAGCGACACGCTGGAGCTCGCGTTGAGCAAGGTCGTCGGTGCCAAGGGACCGGTGTCTGTGCTGGACGACGCAACCCATGAACTCTGCGGCACCGTAACTGCACAGCAAATTGTGGCCGCCATATCCGGTCAATTAGGAGGAAAACCATGA
- a CDS encoding ABC transporter permease, which produces MFPKSLEWPLERWVNEALDWLITGYGDQFEVVSDFILSVLIWIEWALLTIPWWGVIILLCALSWHASRSWKLPVIVGSCLILVGSLGLWNLTMQTMALMIVAVLLSVMIGLPLGVLMSQSNRLQGVLTPVLDAMQTVPPFVYLVPAVMLFGLGKVPAIIATVIYAVPPLARLTNLGIRLIDREVMEASAAFGTGKLRQLMQVQFPLAMPNVMAGINQCTMMALGMVVIASMIGARGLGEQVLVGIQRLDVGKGVVGGIGIVALAIIFDRITQAYGKRQMRHISQRSET; this is translated from the coding sequence ATGTTCCCGAAATCACTGGAATGGCCGCTGGAAAGGTGGGTCAACGAAGCGCTCGACTGGCTGATCACTGGTTATGGCGATCAGTTCGAAGTTGTGTCCGATTTCATTTTGTCGGTTCTGATCTGGATCGAATGGGCACTGCTCACGATACCCTGGTGGGGTGTCATAATCTTGCTCTGCGCTCTTAGCTGGCATGCCAGCCGCAGCTGGAAACTGCCGGTCATCGTCGGCTCTTGCCTGATCCTCGTTGGTTCGCTCGGTCTGTGGAATTTGACGATGCAAACAATGGCCCTGATGATCGTCGCCGTTCTGCTATCGGTGATGATCGGCCTGCCGCTCGGCGTCCTCATGTCACAGAGCAATCGGCTGCAGGGCGTGTTGACCCCTGTTCTTGACGCAATGCAGACAGTGCCGCCTTTTGTTTATCTGGTGCCGGCGGTGATGTTGTTCGGTCTGGGCAAGGTGCCTGCGATCATCGCAACGGTGATTTATGCCGTGCCGCCACTGGCGCGGTTGACTAATCTGGGCATCCGTCTGATCGATCGGGAAGTGATGGAAGCCTCGGCCGCGTTTGGCACTGGCAAGCTGCGACAGCTCATGCAAGTGCAGTTTCCGCTCGCGATGCCTAATGTCATGGCAGGGATCAACCAGTGTACGATGATGGCGCTCGGCATGGTCGTGATTGCCTCGATGATCGGCGCGCGCGGTTTGGGGGAACAGGTTCTTGTGGGCATCCAGCGGCTGGATGTTGGCAAAGGCGTTGTGGGCGGCATTGGGATTGTTGCGCTGGCGATCATCTTTGATCGGATCACGCAGGCCTACGGAAAACGCCAGATGCGCCATATCAGCCAGCGATCGGAAACGTGA
- a CDS encoding ABC transporter substrate-binding protein — MENSSYTKLAMVALAAGLAMPMAASACELDRPVKLADGNWDAVQVLNSIAGKIIETGYDCQVEMVTGAMVPLFTALQKNDVDIFMDIWPSNNVEIWGKTLEAGAVDLGVIYSDATEGWYVPRYVIDGDSSRGIEAMATDLKSVEDLSKYKDLFADPEAPGKGRFLNCPIGWGCEQTNNNKLEAYNLLDSFTNFKPGSGAALDAAFASAYKRGKPIVGYYWEPTWVMGLYDMIKLEEPACEGSNANACAFALAEAHVGGSADFVAQADALETFFSSLKTNSKEISQMLAYMQENSGADRDDAALNFLKTQEATWSQWVPADVAAKVKAAL; from the coding sequence ATGGAAAATTCGTCGTACACCAAACTGGCCATGGTTGCCTTGGCGGCAGGATTGGCCATGCCGATGGCTGCATCGGCCTGCGAACTGGATCGACCAGTCAAACTGGCGGACGGCAACTGGGATGCGGTGCAGGTGCTCAACTCGATCGCCGGGAAGATCATAGAAACTGGTTATGACTGCCAAGTCGAGATGGTCACAGGCGCGATGGTGCCGCTGTTCACTGCGTTACAAAAGAACGACGTGGACATCTTCATGGATATCTGGCCCTCCAACAACGTCGAGATTTGGGGCAAAACCCTTGAGGCCGGTGCGGTCGATCTGGGTGTCATCTACTCGGATGCAACCGAAGGATGGTACGTGCCGCGATATGTTATCGACGGGGACAGTTCGCGCGGAATCGAGGCGATGGCGACAGATCTGAAATCCGTGGAAGATTTGTCAAAATACAAGGACCTGTTCGCCGACCCTGAAGCTCCTGGCAAGGGCCGGTTTCTCAACTGCCCGATCGGCTGGGGCTGTGAGCAGACGAACAACAACAAGCTGGAGGCATACAACCTGTTGGATTCTTTCACGAATTTCAAGCCGGGTTCGGGCGCGGCGCTCGATGCGGCTTTCGCCTCGGCCTATAAACGGGGCAAGCCGATTGTGGGCTACTATTGGGAACCCACCTGGGTCATGGGCCTCTATGACATGATCAAGCTAGAGGAACCGGCTTGTGAAGGCTCGAATGCGAATGCCTGCGCCTTTGCTCTCGCAGAAGCGCATGTCGGTGGCAGCGCGGACTTTGTCGCTCAGGCCGACGCTCTCGAGACGTTCTTTAGCAGTCTCAAGACTAACTCCAAAGAGATCAGTCAAATGCTTGCGTATATGCAGGAAAACTCAGGCGCGGACCGTGACGATGCCGCGCTGAACTTTCTCAAGACGCAAGAGGCCACCTGGAGCCAATGGGTGCCCGCAGATGTTGCGGCCAAGGTCAAGGCTGCACTCTGA
- a CDS encoding metallophosphoesterase family protein: protein MSRQTAGRKLFEVALVSDTHVNEREDFSASPYPANAEANPRARHVFAQIAQSDAAFAVHMGDMINPVPELPSYAQAAENFHSIAGALSIPLHLVPGNHDIGDKPVDWMPAGMVNAQNIAIYEQHFGKHFYSFDHADVHFVVLNASLINSGDPAEATQKSWLEKDLQSSQGQRTFFFIHYPLYVSDPAEPTSYDNIDEPGRSWLLGLIERHKPEALFSAHVHNFWYDMYGETAMYVMPSTCFVRHDYSEMYRIDGGDQFGRNDAAKLGFVTLEIYETGHVTHYHRTYGRCLAEDALDEPASYPRTHVKRTTLPRVSVDMRHSWAEEMTVAPSGAVDEFRRKTARNDYPVMALWEMGLSGMRVPVQDLLDDKVRRRMTLLRPLGHRFHVYMYDLPDSATAQALTDHADLIDRLEVVISWDQRKSLLPAILALKEATGVPLLLSRVNRKDAAKTSGGRYNHLISHGFSLDEMDELADFAVAQGAAIDGFVFSISREVDPHPAITRLDEFGERTGKLPVLYVKSTTGSPWADFCDDRANALRIGEAVMAATGATHTHVVLDTFADADRGYFVRTGLVDRRFNPRLAGRMLTALAPRLAGGNWKTGSAHSLHAEDGTTLMLGVATELCGKAHTQPTNAIWHDPDTRKSGPISTLGAQHPEALLLVETSG from the coding sequence ATGAGCCGACAGACCGCGGGGCGAAAATTGTTTGAAGTGGCGCTTGTGTCCGACACTCATGTGAACGAGCGTGAGGATTTCTCGGCCTCGCCCTACCCAGCGAATGCCGAAGCGAATCCGCGTGCGCGGCATGTTTTTGCGCAGATCGCCCAAAGTGACGCGGCCTTCGCTGTGCATATGGGGGACATGATCAACCCGGTGCCGGAGTTGCCAAGCTATGCGCAGGCGGCCGAAAATTTCCATTCAATCGCCGGGGCGTTGTCCATTCCGCTGCATTTGGTTCCCGGCAACCATGACATCGGCGACAAGCCTGTGGACTGGATGCCTGCAGGCATGGTGAATGCCCAAAACATCGCGATTTATGAGCAGCATTTCGGCAAGCATTTCTACAGCTTCGATCATGCGGACGTGCATTTCGTCGTGCTCAATGCGTCACTGATCAACTCAGGTGATCCCGCCGAGGCGACGCAAAAATCCTGGCTCGAAAAGGATCTGCAGAGTTCGCAGGGACAGCGCACCTTCTTCTTCATTCATTATCCACTTTATGTGTCCGACCCCGCCGAGCCGACCAGCTACGACAATATCGACGAGCCCGGGCGCAGCTGGCTGTTGGGCCTGATCGAGCGCCACAAGCCCGAAGCCTTGTTCAGCGCGCATGTCCATAACTTCTGGTACGATATGTATGGTGAAACGGCGATGTATGTGATGCCGTCCACCTGTTTCGTGCGTCACGACTACTCCGAGATGTATCGTATCGATGGCGGAGATCAGTTCGGTCGAAATGACGCCGCCAAACTGGGTTTCGTGACTCTGGAAATCTACGAAACGGGACATGTAACGCATTATCACCGCACCTACGGGCGCTGCCTCGCCGAAGATGCGCTGGACGAGCCTGCCAGTTACCCGCGCACGCATGTCAAACGCACGACCTTGCCGCGTGTCAGCGTGGATATGCGGCACAGCTGGGCCGAAGAGATGACGGTGGCGCCGTCAGGCGCAGTGGACGAGTTTCGCCGCAAGACAGCTCGTAACGATTATCCGGTGATGGCGTTGTGGGAAATGGGCCTGTCAGGAATGCGCGTGCCGGTACAGGATCTGCTGGACGACAAAGTTCGCCGCCGGATGACGCTACTGCGCCCGTTGGGCCATCGTTTTCACGTGTATATGTACGACCTGCCGGACTCCGCAACCGCGCAGGCGCTCACGGATCACGCCGATCTGATCGACCGTCTGGAAGTCGTCATCAGCTGGGACCAGCGCAAAAGCCTGCTGCCCGCAATCCTTGCGCTGAAAGAGGCGACAGGTGTTCCGCTGCTGCTGTCGCGTGTTAACCGCAAGGATGCCGCCAAAACGTCGGGCGGGCGCTACAACCACCTGATCAGCCACGGATTCAGCCTTGATGAGATGGACGAACTGGCAGATTTTGCCGTTGCGCAAGGCGCTGCCATCGACGGCTTTGTTTTTTCGATATCTCGCGAGGTCGACCCGCACCCCGCGATTACCCGCCTTGACGAATTCGGGGAAAGAACGGGCAAACTGCCGGTGCTTTACGTCAAATCTACGACAGGAAGCCCTTGGGCCGATTTCTGCGACGACCGCGCCAATGCCCTGCGCATCGGCGAGGCGGTGATGGCCGCTACCGGCGCAACCCATACGCATGTAGTGCTGGACACTTTCGCAGATGCCGACCGGGGATATTTCGTCCGGACAGGTCTTGTCGACCGGAGGTTCAATCCACGTCTTGCCGGGCGCATGCTGACGGCTTTGGCGCCGCGTCTTGCGGGCGGCAATTGGAAAACGGGATCTGCCCACAGCTTGCACGCGGAGGATGGGACGACACTGATGCTTGGGGTGGCCACGGAGCTTTGCGGCAAGGCGCATACCCAACCCACCAACGCCATCTGGCACGACCCCGATACTCGGAAATCAGGCCCAATTTCAACGCTTGGGGCACAGCATCCTGAGGCCCTTCTACTTGTCGAGACCTCTGGTTAG
- a CDS encoding GntR family transcriptional regulator: protein MQNRIFTRKARDRSALYLQIAGGLRRNILQGIYAPNEKLPAISKLAKEFDVSIVTVRNAVAVLEAEGLVERRQGSGTYVKSNEASTRSLHFDTSFRSLLDHLKGRRAKVLVASDEPLTPLIHPKIGKLCGPYHFMRRIHMTDTTPYAVINIHLRKDIYLQNREGYDREMVIPLLAKSPEIAGGRMHQTISFTTADPETAEHLDLPVNAAIGDVKRVITDAQGAVLYVGNTKYRGDFVNLEIDITIDEEFQK, encoded by the coding sequence ATGCAGAACAGAATATTCACGCGTAAGGCGCGAGATCGCAGCGCACTATACCTGCAAATTGCGGGTGGGTTACGGCGGAATATCCTGCAAGGTATCTACGCGCCCAACGAAAAATTACCCGCCATTTCCAAGCTGGCAAAGGAGTTTGACGTATCCATCGTGACGGTCCGCAATGCCGTGGCCGTCCTTGAGGCGGAGGGCTTGGTAGAGCGGCGACAGGGCAGCGGCACCTACGTCAAATCAAACGAGGCAAGCACACGTTCATTGCATTTCGACACGAGCTTCCGCTCACTGTTGGATCACCTGAAGGGCAGGCGGGCAAAGGTCTTGGTCGCGTCAGATGAGCCGCTCACGCCGCTGATCCATCCGAAAATCGGCAAGCTATGCGGGCCCTATCACTTCATGCGGCGTATCCACATGACGGATACGACACCTTATGCGGTGATCAATATTCACCTGCGCAAAGATATCTATCTGCAAAACCGTGAAGGCTATGACCGCGAGATGGTCATCCCGCTTCTCGCAAAATCGCCTGAAATCGCTGGCGGGCGGATGCATCAAACGATTTCCTTCACGACCGCCGACCCGGAAACGGCGGAGCATCTCGATCTGCCTGTGAACGCTGCTATCGGCGACGTGAAGCGGGTGATCACCGATGCCCAAGGCGCGGTGCTCTACGTTGGCAACACCAAGTACCGGGGCGATTTCGTGAATCTCGAGATCGACATCACTATAGATGAGGAATTCCAGAAATGA
- a CDS encoding helix-turn-helix domain-containing protein produces MSHDLPKVLRPSNVTGCLDDAEERVNLRDVLDLDPRVGQEIRGLRKARDTTIAELGKATGLSKGYLSQIERGISSPSVKALHSISRALGVTISWFFPPETDDHEELRDIVVRAHARRTLSFESGITDELLSPNLDKTIELLRCTFPAGSESGTEPYNHRGEEAGIVISGQLDLWVDEKHLRLKEGDSFAFSSERPHRYANLTDRDTVVIWAISPPTY; encoded by the coding sequence ATGTCCCACGACCTTCCCAAGGTTCTCCGCCCGTCAAATGTAACCGGGTGCCTCGACGACGCCGAAGAGCGCGTCAATCTTCGGGATGTACTGGATCTTGATCCGCGCGTGGGTCAGGAAATTCGCGGGTTACGCAAGGCGCGCGACACCACCATTGCCGAACTGGGTAAGGCGACCGGCCTCTCCAAGGGCTACCTCAGCCAGATTGAACGCGGCATTTCCAGCCCCTCGGTCAAGGCGTTGCATTCGATCAGCCGCGCGCTGGGCGTGACCATCAGTTGGTTCTTTCCACCCGAAACGGACGACCACGAAGAATTGCGCGACATCGTGGTGCGTGCGCACGCACGCCGCACTCTGTCTTTCGAAAGCGGCATCACCGACGAGTTGTTGTCGCCTAATCTGGACAAGACGATCGAGCTGTTGCGCTGCACCTTTCCCGCCGGATCAGAGAGCGGGACGGAGCCCTACAACCATCGCGGCGAAGAGGCGGGCATCGTCATCTCGGGGCAATTGGATCTTTGGGTGGATGAGAAGCACCTGCGACTGAAAGAGGGCGACAGCTTTGCCTTTTCCAGCGAACGTCCGCACCGCTACGCCAACCTTACCGACAGGGACACGGTCGTGATCTGGGCGATCAGCCCGCCGACCTACTGA
- a CDS encoding GcvT family protein, giving the protein MAKSVDIIIVGGGVAGCSIAYHLAQLGITDVVLLERKQLTCGTTWHAAGLVTQLRATRNMTELAKYTGELFHGLEAETGQATGFRQNGSLRLATHAARLEELKRGASMARNFGLEAQEVTPGEIKERYPLVEVDDLAGGIWMPNDGQVNPSDVTLAMAKGARQKGVTIRENAPVERILVENGHAVGVVLRGGEELRAAKVVIAGGMWSRDLAGDIGVSLTLHAAEHFYIVTEPIPNLPRDLPVMFLGDECSYYKEDAGKLLLGCFEPEAKPWGHKGISDDFCFDSLPEDFDHFEPILDMAVRRVPALADAGIQLFFNGPESFTPDDRYLLGETPEVRDLFCACGFNSVGILSSGGVGKALAAWIRDGHPPMELADVDVRRMQPFQSNSRYLFDRTKETLGLLFAMHWPYRQFETARNVRQSPVHDRLLSQGAVMTEAAGFERPGFFAADGRSKEFGYSYGPQGWFPDVRAECLNTAENVTLFDQSCFAKYLLQGRDACRVLNHISAAEVDVPPGKVVYTQWLNDRGGIEADVTITRTAPDTYMIVTLGASQTRDFSWLTRSIPEDAHAFATDITAGLPMLGLMGPKSRALLEVVSGADLSDAAFPFGTSREIELGYARVRVSRLTYVGELGWEIYVGADFACHVFDVLTKAGAAFGLGHGGYFAINSLRMEKGYRHWGHDIGEEDTPLQAGLGFAVGWDKPAFRGRDALLRARESKPQARRLIQLRLDVPEDPPLLYHEEPIWRDDTIVGSITSGGYGHRIGASLGMGYVSHPDGVDAVFLKSGTFEVEVACKRYPASVQFKGFYDPTNDRIRG; this is encoded by the coding sequence GTGGCGAAATCCGTGGATATCATCATCGTCGGCGGCGGCGTGGCCGGATGTTCGATTGCTTATCACTTGGCTCAGCTAGGGATCACCGATGTTGTTCTGCTGGAACGCAAGCAACTGACCTGCGGCACCACTTGGCACGCTGCGGGCCTCGTCACACAGTTGCGCGCCACGCGGAACATGACCGAACTGGCCAAATACACTGGCGAACTGTTCCACGGGCTGGAGGCCGAGACCGGGCAGGCCACCGGATTTCGCCAGAATGGCTCGCTGCGGCTGGCCACCCACGCTGCGCGGCTGGAGGAGCTGAAACGCGGCGCATCGATGGCGCGCAATTTCGGGCTGGAGGCGCAGGAAGTCACCCCCGGGGAGATTAAAGAACGCTATCCGCTGGTCGAAGTGGATGATCTGGCAGGCGGCATCTGGATGCCGAATGATGGTCAGGTAAATCCCTCGGACGTTACGCTCGCCATGGCCAAGGGCGCGCGACAGAAAGGCGTCACGATACGTGAGAACGCGCCGGTAGAGCGCATTCTGGTCGAAAACGGCCATGCTGTCGGCGTCGTGCTGCGCGGCGGCGAGGAACTCCGCGCCGCCAAGGTGGTGATCGCAGGCGGCATGTGGTCGCGCGATCTGGCGGGCGATATCGGCGTGTCGCTGACGCTGCATGCCGCCGAGCATTTCTACATCGTGACCGAGCCGATCCCGAATCTCCCGCGCGATCTGCCGGTAATGTTTCTTGGCGACGAATGTTCGTACTACAAGGAAGACGCGGGCAAGCTGCTGTTGGGCTGTTTCGAACCCGAAGCCAAGCCGTGGGGCCATAAGGGCATCTCGGATGATTTCTGCTTTGACTCCCTGCCCGAGGATTTCGACCATTTCGAGCCGATCCTCGACATGGCGGTCCGGCGCGTTCCGGCGCTGGCAGATGCGGGCATACAGCTTTTCTTCAACGGGCCCGAGAGTTTCACACCTGATGACCGCTACCTCTTGGGCGAAACGCCCGAAGTGCGCGATCTCTTTTGCGCCTGCGGGTTCAATTCAGTTGGGATCCTGTCATCTGGCGGCGTCGGCAAGGCGCTGGCTGCATGGATCCGCGACGGCCATCCACCGATGGAACTGGCGGATGTGGATGTGCGCAGGATGCAGCCCTTTCAATCCAATTCGCGATACCTGTTCGACCGCACCAAGGAGACGCTGGGCCTGCTCTTTGCGATGCACTGGCCCTATCGACAGTTCGAAACCGCGCGCAATGTACGCCAAAGCCCGGTGCATGACCGGCTTCTGAGTCAAGGCGCGGTGATGACCGAGGCCGCAGGTTTCGAGCGGCCCGGTTTTTTCGCGGCCGATGGGCGGTCAAAGGAATTTGGCTATTCTTACGGCCCGCAAGGCTGGTTCCCGGATGTACGCGCCGAATGCCTGAACACCGCAGAAAACGTCACGCTGTTCGACCAGAGCTGCTTTGCCAAGTATCTGCTGCAAGGCCGCGATGCCTGCCGCGTGCTGAACCACATCTCGGCCGCAGAGGTCGATGTACCTCCGGGCAAGGTCGTCTATACCCAATGGCTGAATGACCGTGGCGGGATCGAAGCGGATGTCACCATCACCCGAACCGCGCCCGACACCTACATGATCGTGACCCTCGGCGCGTCGCAGACCCGCGATTTTTCCTGGCTGACACGCAGCATCCCGGAAGACGCCCATGCCTTTGCGACCGACATCACCGCCGGGTTGCCAATGCTGGGGTTGATGGGGCCGAAATCGCGCGCGCTTCTGGAGGTCGTGTCGGGCGCTGATCTTTCCGACGCCGCCTTCCCCTTTGGCACCAGCCGCGAGATTGAACTGGGCTATGCTCGCGTCCGCGTCAGCCGCCTGACCTATGTCGGTGAACTGGGGTGGGAAATCTATGTCGGGGCCGATTTTGCCTGCCATGTCTTTGACGTGCTGACCAAGGCAGGCGCAGCGTTCGGGCTGGGACATGGTGGGTATTTCGCCATCAATTCACTGCGGATGGAAAAGGGCTATCGCCACTGGGGGCATGACATCGGCGAAGAGGACACACCGCTTCAGGCTGGGCTCGGCTTTGCCGTGGGCTGGGACAAGCCGGCATTCCGGGGCCGCGACGCGCTGCTGAGGGCGCGCGAATCCAAACCGCAGGCCCGCCGTTTGATCCAGCTGAGGCTCGACGTGCCCGAAGATCCGCCCCTGCTCTATCACGAGGAACCAATCTGGCGGGACGATACAATCGTCGGGTCGATCACCTCGGGCGGTTACGGGCACCGGATCGGGGCCTCTCTGGGCATGGGCTATGTCAGCCATCCCGATGGGGTCGACGCCGTTTTTCTAAAATCAGGCACATTCGAGGTCGAAGTGGCGTGCAAGCGCTATCCAGCCTCGGTTCAGTTCAAGGGGTTCTACGACCCCACCAATGACCGCATTCGCGGATAG